One Falco peregrinus isolate bFalPer1 chromosome 7, bFalPer1.pri, whole genome shotgun sequence genomic window, GTTGTTTCTCAGAAATCAGTATGATTTGTATGATTtcctactaaaaaaaaaaaaaaaaaaaaagaaggaaaaaaactgtgTCAAAATTACACGCCTGAAATAATTGAATTTAGTGACAATTTTCCAATTGCTCTTTTGTAGGTATAGCAATTAGCACAATGCCTATTCATTGTTATTCTGTTCATGATTTTAAATGTAAGGACCTCTCCAAAGAGCCTGATCCTCAGTGTGATACCATTGGGCTGCATTCTGTCACTGTTGAGGGTATGCAGGGAACTCAGGATCAGGCCCCACTGCCTTAGAAAAGAgcacaatatttaaaaaattaaagttgaCAGTGGGTCTTTGGTATTTACCTCAGATGACGAAGCCTTTTCAGAAATTCTCTTTTTGAACTTTCCTTGTAAGCGTCAGGGCTTGACCTTCCCATCTTTCCCCATCTCAAGCCAAAACTGTGGTAGCAATGACTGCTTGAGCTGGGCCTTCAGTGGACTCAACAGGTAAgacttgcaatttttttttccttggaagcACTTtatgaaaaattctgaaagcaaGTCGCAAAGGAGACTGTAACTTTCCTGACGATGAACACTGGTgtcatttctttccctctgcttctctgcagaagtACCCTTGTTTTGTGTCCTGTGTCCCTTGTGGTAAACTAACTCTCAGgagtttgggttttattttcttcttttttcttgtatcAGACAGATTTTACAGGTTAGTATCTTTGATCTTTGTAGCAAACGTGGAAATCCATAGGAAATCCACAGACAACCCCGTCTCCCCCAACTCTATAATTAATTCCCTGCAGTTTGGAATACTTGATAACATCTGATAGACCTGTGGCAAAACCCAATGTCATTTCACAACAGCACCCCACCCCTGGGCCACGGGCGTAGTTCTTAGCTGAGATCAGGTcgtgaaaataaataaaccccaagTCCGCATCTGATTACAGCAGATATATGGGAGGTATGAACAGGACTGGCCAGATGCTAGACCATATGAAAAACACTGAGGATCATGGCATCATATAAAACTGGGCATTTATATGGTACAGCTGGCTATGCATAATCTTCTAATTTATGAGGCTGGAGCATCTGGTCCATTGCTGTTGCTCTATCAGCTTTTCCAGAGCCCTGTTCTTGAACTTCTGGTAGCTGAACACTGCTCTTCTGAGTGCCAGTGGAACGGGGAGTCAAAGCCATTTACAGTGGGAGATAAGCTCTTACTCCATCTGACAGATAAGATGATGTTCAGCCATGGTCATGAAAGAAAGAGGGGTAGGCTCCAGTTCACACGAAGACCAGTAACTGCCAGCTCTAAAAGACATACTATCTATTTTTCATGGGTGGGACCCTCCGCCGTGACACGGGGACTTGGCCAGATGAGGCCATTGCGACAGGCCGTGCCCATGACTGCAGACAGCCCCCAGTGACGTGGCAGGCGAGGGCTTACAGAATGGGTTGCACAAGTCCTGCTTTTGTTACACTGCTTGGTCTTCCCCACCCCATGCCGTAGCCCTAGAAGccagcatttctttctctctttcctgaaACAGAATCTGGCATTTGTCACTTTTGTCAGAAAACGCCTGTTCTGCAAGAAAACCCAGAGAAGGGTGTTTTCAGCTGGGTCTTGCAAACCTATGGCCAGCAGGAGTCCAGCCAATGATGTAAAGGTGTCCTGCACTGAGTAATGTGCGTGTGCAGTAACTACTGCAGACCTGTGTGCCAGCCTGGGCCACTCTAGAGAGGTGGACCCATGGCAGATGGTCTCCTTGGGTCCACAAGGAGGAAGGGGACAGAGAGCTAGAGCTCATTTTCCCAGGTATTTCCAGACTGACTTGCCTGCAGGAAAGCCCCAGCCGTAGTTTAGAGAGCTCTTCTTCCATTCCACCCTCATGGAGACGTGAACAGCAGTGCAGCATACAGGCTAAAGCACAAttaagttgtttttaaaaactacagCATTACCAAAGCTATCTAGAAGCTGTGGGTGCAGATCACCCAGCCAGTATATGCTACAGCAAGTACTCCTCGCTGCAAGAGCCCCACCTGCGAGCCCAGTGGAGCATGTCTTGGGAGCGTGCTGCTACTACTgattgcagagaaaaaattacagcattaGTCATTTTACCAAACCTTTTCCCAGTAAAATTATACGCCAGAGTAGAGCTGAAAGGAAGTTTGTGTTTCacatggaaagagaaaattgcCTTTTGCAGAACATCGTGGGGTTGGCAATACTGTATCCTGGTATCATCAGAATGGAAGTGGGCCGTTCCTGCAATTCTTGCACTGCTTTCTGTAAGTCTGCGTTGCTGCTGAGGAAGTGAAATCTGGTCAGCAAATGCAAGAGCGCAACACTCTTTCAGaccttttattgtttttcccAGTATACATGCTGtgcatttgtttatatttttatcaaaGTGAAAAACTTTCAGGTTTCCAATGTCTTCATAGATTCATAGCATGACAGCTGCTATATTTCTAGTTAGGTCTGAACACTTGAAGTGCTCCTATGGCtctgctcccttttttttttttttttttttttatgtcttcttTAAGATTTAAGAACCCTGAACAGTTTCATCCACTGCGTCTGACGTAAGTACAGTATCTGGCGTTGTCAGAGTCTGTTCTCTGACTAAGCTTTATCTTTGTGTAACAACGTCAATGTGAGCTGCCCTAAGAAAAGAAGTGAATTTGAGAAAGAACTTGAATTACCACAGATACTGTTTTCAGGCTGTGATAACCCACGAGTGGATGAAGTCACCACTGCTGAAATGTAAGACAGGCTATTTCTTAAGAGTTTGCCTGGATGGTTTTATTGCGGTTGGTTCTGCCCAGTGCaagaggggcagcagggcagtgctggaTCTGAGACTTGTCATGGCACTACTAGGTGCTATATGGAGATTTAATGAGCCTTGCTTCTCAAAAAAATTTACCTAAATTAAGAAACTGTGGGATATGGGTAGGGTAAAACAATTAGAAGAAATGGGAAAGGAGCAAAAAGGGAAGTGTGGTGAAAGAAACGTGGTTTTAAGGATTAGATATGTGGACATAGCTAGATATCTGCAAATCTAGTCATTCAAATATATCATATGTTAGAATCAGATGGtggaaatatttaataagtAATGCCCTCTTTTGTTTTGGTAAAGGAAAGAATGACCAGCATTCACTTAAGCGCAGCCGCCTCCCAAGCACCTACTGCCAGTGTCCTGGTGCAGCTCCCAGTGGTACCGCCTccaggtgaaaaatgctttggatGTGGCTTAAGTGAACTCAAGGTCTGTTACTTAAAGTGAACGGATCCACCTTTTGTGTATGTGAATTAAGGGAAAAGTAGATAGTGATTACGTAGCAGGGACCTCCATTTTTCCCCAAGGCTTGCTTTGCCCTCTTGTGTCTGGCCCACTCTCACCTCCTCTCATTTAATTTGCAATAACAGAATGCAGCTAAGTGTTAAGATTTTCATCACTTACAGACCTTGCAGATCTGGAAAAGCCACTTCACCTCTCCATCCTGGAGTGGCTTAGTGACTATCTACCCAGACCTTACCCAAGAAACCTTTTCCCTTATGAGATGAAGACTAGTAGGAGTAAAATCACTAGAAATCACAGGTGATGGTCAGCATCCTTTCATCATTTACTGTGAAATGGCTGAAACAGCGGTCTCTTCCCTTTAACTGTCTGTCATTGACTGAAAGTTAagatcttttctgttttagtttAAATGAGCTTCTGCCAAATGACATGCTGGTTTCACTATCAAAAATGTTATGTTGAGAGCACTATGAAGACATTGTGACCGTCGGGTATACATGTCTACTGTatagtttatattttaaagaaaggacaCTTTTTTTACCTTCTATTGCAACCTATGTTCTGGAAGAAGTAAAATAGCTGAAGCTTCTATtttataaattgtattttaattcaaaGGCTTAGAACAGAAAAACCCTAGAAACAATCTTAAGGATATTTTCACAAAtgctttttgcatgttttgttttgtgggttttttttaatattgcaagactctttcctttgtaaatgtaaatatatactATCATAGATTGTAATATAGGACATGCAAAGAATCCTTGGTCTTTATGTAGCATGAAATTATTGTCAGGAGTCAAATGATTTAGTGCAGCAAaggttaatttaaaaagtatccAAGTATGTATACCAGACGTAGACCACAGGTGTTGATTTACAGCTGGAGCTGTGATGGGAGGCATCTTCTGCCATTATCCCTGTAACTGGGAAGAGAAAGCGAATTGCTGTTGGAGTGCACATTTAGGCTGGATGGTGTTCAGTTTCACTGAAAACGCAACACGTGCCATTTACCTGCATCCCTCCTGTACCTCTGCAGGCTGTTCAGAAGTCCAGCTCTAACCTGAGCTTCCAGCCTTTTACAGTACtgggaaagcaagcaaaaatgcaggaaaaacaCCTAGAAACTGTCTCCCTCCTTAGCCTAAACCCACTGACCAAATCTCAAGAGAGACCAACATTATGCATCACATtatgaagcagaagaaaggaagtatTTTATAGTTAGAGTACTGAACTGAGAACAGAAGCACCAGCTCAAACTTTGAtacttttccagttctcctctgTTACCCCCAGAAAGGGCTTAAATCTGAGCTTGCTATGGCCAATGACACTGAAGTCAGCTTTGGCTTAGGTCTTCATACACTCTGGGCCTTGGCACCTGCAAGGCAGGATTGATAGTAAGTCTCTCTGCTGGGCATGTGATACATGAAGACAGTCTATTGATCGAGGTAAGTcaacaaacagatttttcagcccAGCTAACATAGCTAACTTTTAGATTTTGGCCCATGGAAACTCATGCAatttgataatttattttttaaaacattacacCTGAAGAAAGGCCATGAAAAGAGGACAGGCTCATTTGAATTAAATACATCAGATCAATTCCTGAACAGAATTTCAGACCTTGCAGCAGAATTGGACGTTAATAAAGCTGGAGGTCACTTGTTTTCCTAGTTAATTATTACTTTAGCAATGAACACCGATAAAAGCAATACTATGTATAACTGtttaaagaaagggaagagggtGGTCTATCTGAGGACCATGCCGGCATGCAAATAATTATCCACACCATTCCTCTAACTTCCTTGGCTGTATCATTCTTACCTGGTGTGAAACTAGCTGAGATGATGTAAGAACTCTGGCTAACATTGTCATATGGGATGGCAGTTTTTATGccacacctttttttctcctttttggaGAGTATCTGCCTTGGGTGAGGGAATAGCTCTTGACTTCCAGAGTCTTCTCCAGTTTCACTGGTGACTTACCTGTCACAGAGGTGCCAGCCTTGTCACTGCAGAACAGTGCATTTCTTGCTGCTGTAGGCGCTGCTGTGGTCTAGCATTGGCACGTATGTTTTAGCTACGATACAGTAGCTGACTCCAGGCCTCAAACCTTCTATTTTAATAACCTTGTCTTTTCCTTCATACACCAGGACTCTGTGTTGCTTCAGATAAAGTGGAGTAAAAACAGCCCATCAAGCACATTTCCCTAGCAAGTGTGTCTGTGAGTAAAATTTGATAAGAACAGAGGATGCAGAGCAGCACGTGGACTTGCAAAAATAGCATTATCAAATCAATAGCATTAATAATTTACTTATGATTTGTAAAGAACACCACCCCCTCTGGCAAATTGCCCTCCTGTCCCATTTTTTTAGTCTAGGTCTGAGCCTGAAATACTAAGTTGATGGGAAAGAATAAAGGGAGTAATTACAACTCAAATCAATTCCTGAAAAATAAGCctactttcttttcaaagtcATTGATGTTTGCATAGTCATTGATGCTCTCACAATCCCAGGAGATTATTTcaactgtaaaaaaagaatGGTGTGCCCATACATTCCTGTCTTTTCAATGGTACAGGATTCGTATTTAAATATACACTTACCTCATCTAGCAAGTTGTTAATTATGAAGACTTTATATAGCAGATCATAATATTTTGTCATTGGTATCTTGCTGCCCGTCTTCCTTCTATAAGGAGAACGTGGAGCCCGGAGCTTTAGTGTTATGGATTTGTTACTATGAACCACAGTTACCGTTGGAGGTCCTATCatagctaaggaaaaaaacccaaagctatGAACACAATTATAGTTTATTCACCATGTTTCACAGAACTGAGTTTGAATCCATTCAGCAATTTAGTGTTCTTGTTACCAGCAATATATTATGCTGTATTTACTGTTAAAGTGCCACTTGGTAAATCCTTACTTCTGGGTGATTATTGCTTGGGACATTTTGGGGGTGACATTTCCTGTGTTTGTAAACCTATCTTTGAGCCAAACTTTTTGAACTCTCTCAGAGCTGCATGTTGCTGACTGCAGGCTGGTCAAGCAAAATACTCTGGATTCTTTGCCCTgatcccctcctcctccccacatttttctgtgtgcttggACTTCATAAAACAGCTATTTGAACCATTTCAGTTATGCCAAGGATGCAGGTTCAACCATTACTTCCACATTTTTTGCATCCTGCTTGGTTAAAGGCAGCCAAGTGTTTGAGCTAATGCCTGCATAGCTGTGCGTGCAGCCCCAGAGATGAGGGGAGACAGGACAGCAGCTGCCCGTGTGTGTctccaggaggaggaggaggtggcacaGGGAAAGATGGGTGGTTGCTGCTGCAAGGTGCTGCTTTATGTCAAAGCTTGTGATTTCATCTGTACAGGAGGCTCAAGGTAGTTTGCATTTCAGGGCTGTGAAGTGACCTGTGTTGGCATTCACAAGGCAGTTTGGCATCAGCCCATGAGGGAGCACTGTTTAATTCGCAGGGATCTTACAGGTAAGTACACTTGGTACTGTTCAGTGTTTTGATAGTCTTCCAATTTCTAACATGCTATGGCATTGTAATGACTGTAGTAACCAAAAAGCTTTGTGCATATTTCTAAATACACCGCAGTCAGGAAACCACATAAATGTGAGAAGGATGCTGGCCGCACAGCTCCCagctctctcctccctttccccccaAAGCAGGGagtgtttccttcttttccttgcGTCCACTCCCTCCAGTAGCAATGAAAAtggctgaaaataatttctgtagttCCATGCCTTCAGGAAGAGGTTGAGTTAAAGGGAGCCAGGGACTTCTGATCCCCTAATTATTGATATGTGGCTACTTATCCATAACTGGTTGGCTTTCAAGTGTGGGGAAAACTATTTCATCACAACACTTCACCTGAGAGCTACCGAGTCACAATTTCTTTTGGTACAGCTTTGTGGCTAGAAAAGGATTACTCATGTTTGCAAACTGCAAGTAGAAATTATGTATTTCACGCCACAGAAAACCCAGCTCCTTTCTCAGAGACCCCTATGTTTGCACTTACTTTCTTGCCAGGGAGTGAATCTGCAGCTGACACTCCAGTCGGAATAGATGCCAGTCGATGTGGCTTTCACTCTGCCATAGTAAGGCTCTTGGATGTCAGAGGTCTCATTTGTCAGGTCACAGACATGGTTTTGAATCCCCCAGCAGTCGTCTTTGTTTTGCCATGTGCTCTGCCCATACCtgtggagaaagaggaggaaggatggaAGCTTTAGCTGTCATGACTGGGTCTGTACAGATTTTTAACTGTCTGTTTTGACTCGGTGGTACTGACAAGTGTCCTGCCATGGGAATTAAATCCCTTCAATTTGATAACAGGGAAGATTGATTTCATGGGCATTTGGGAGCTACAGgtttctattttttctgaaagaaacttAAGGTAGAGACACGGGTCACCATCCCTGTAGGAAGCCCCTGCATACTTGCCCCTCGGGAGAGGCGGGTGATCTTTGTCTTAGCCAGTGCACTCAATGATGGGCAGGACGCCAGTTTCCATCAGGTACTTTCTCTGAGGCAGTAGTGATTTTGGTGCTTACCAGGTGTGCCAGGGATGGGAGCATACCTCCTCTGAGGGCCAGCCCTAGCACTGCCTCGTTTGCTATGCAAGGCACCCTGCGGCACTCTCGTGGGCAAGGTGGGCCACCAAAATACCTTAAATGTCATATTGGAGGCGTACCTGACCTAGCTAGACATGCTTCAGGCAGGCTGTTGGACAcagtgacctccagaggtcctcTGCAAACTACATTTTTCTCCAACTCTACAGTGCAATGAGGGTGCAGAGCATATTGCTGGAGGTGCTtgttccctgcctgccttggggTGCTCAGCTGCACCTTATGGGCTGTCAGTAAGCGCAGCAACAACTGCATCCTGGCAGGTGAGCAGGAGGTGGCTGTTCTGCAGGTATGGGGAGAATATTCTATATCACCTGAGAAATCCCTTTGATGTGTCAAGCAGGGATGGGCCCCAGCCGGCCAGGAGGCTGGAGTTCCCCTGGTACTTACACTTTATACTGCACGAAGTAGACGGTGTCTCTTGCCCCTCTGGCCCTCCCAGGCTGCCAGTGCAAAGTGCTGTTGAAGTTTAACGAATGAAACTCTACCTTCCGCGGCTTAATCAAATCTTGCAGGACTTGCTTTTCCAAAACTAAAATTGCTGCAAATAATAAGGAACAAGAACATAACATGTGTGTCACAGATACACTCCTGTGCTGAAATCGGGGGTAGCGCTACAGCTCATTTGGTTTCATGACtagcaggctgcagggaaattAAATCTCCCGGATCTTACGTTCAAAACCTTACAAGTCACAGTAAGCAGATCTAGCAGCTGTAGAACAAACATCTTCAGTATTATGAAAGGAACACTTTtatgtggtttggttttggggttaattttttcatttttccttagtGAGTTTACTGCTGTGAAAGGTGCCTGATGGACACCCCAGGAAAGAAACCCTTTGGATCAATTCACAGAGCATTCAGTAAGCAGCCCTGTCAGGAAAGTCGAGTACTCTTTCCTCCACCCCTCAGCTGTAACCCGTAGGGACTCTAGCTGTTTTAACTGTTGCCACAGCCATGTTTATCATCTCTTGcctaataaaaaataacctgACATTTAATGCTTTTCTATTCTGCACCACTGGACAAAGCTGCCTGACAACGTTCAAGATAATCTGTTTTCAAACTGCAATGGTTACTAATGACAGAATCAGGTAACAACGTCTCTGAAGCACGCAAATACTAACATTTTTCTGGGTTTCACGACCCAGATGACTGCAGCTTTATCCCTGGCATATCACAGAATCAAGTAAGCCTCTTACTGGTTGAACTGAAACTGGTAATACAGCCATGAATAAATTTAATGGGCAACATGCTTGGTTTATCTGCATTTCAGAAGCTTGAAAGACAAAATATCAGACTAATCTGGAAATGACT contains:
- the IL22RA2 gene encoding interleukin-22 receptor subunit alpha-2, yielding MRGITLSSLCLLMHLLLDEITTILVLEKQVLQDLIKPRKVEFHSLNFNSTLHWQPGRARGARDTVYFVQYKVYGQSTWQNKDDCWGIQNHVCDLTNETSDIQEPYYGRVKATSTGIYSDWSVSCRFTPWQETMIGPPTVTVVHSNKSITLKLRAPRSPYRRKTGSKIPMTKYYDLLYKVFIINNLLDEQHRVLVYEGKDKVIKIEGLRPGVSYCIVAKTYVPMLDHSSAYSSKKCTVLQ